One Mycobacteroides abscessus ATCC 19977 genomic window carries:
- a CDS encoding DUF6932 family protein, giving the protein MIPELTADGHLPPGRYRVTLEAIRDRFVAHEDFAGSSSRARLFGGLVEYLIAWEDVQAMTSANGRILKSLWLAGSFTSSVVDPRDVDATPIVNGVVADSVVGRPGSKGIKRLIQHRDSIKARYGVEIFPVRWHPIEHPFDPKVDLTGDEAAYLSDRGKMDDWWQRCRVNGEDAPTAASCETRRGYLEVIA; this is encoded by the coding sequence ATGATTCCTGAGCTAACGGCTGATGGGCACCTACCGCCGGGACGGTATCGCGTCACCCTGGAAGCTATTCGAGACCGCTTTGTCGCTCATGAAGACTTTGCGGGAAGCAGCAGTCGAGCGAGGCTGTTTGGCGGACTCGTCGAGTACCTCATCGCTTGGGAGGACGTTCAAGCGATGACATCCGCTAACGGTCGGATTCTTAAGTCGCTGTGGCTCGCTGGGAGCTTCACATCAAGTGTCGTTGATCCACGTGACGTCGACGCGACGCCGATAGTGAACGGTGTGGTTGCTGATTCCGTGGTGGGCCGTCCAGGGTCTAAAGGCATCAAGCGGCTGATACAGCACCGCGACTCCATCAAGGCGCGGTATGGGGTTGAGATATTCCCCGTGAGATGGCATCCTATCGAACATCCGTTCGATCCAAAGGTGGACCTGACTGGCGACGAGGCTGCATACTTATCTGATCGCGGGAAGATGGACGACTGGTGGCAGCGGTGTCGTGTCAACGGTGAAGATGCCCCAACTGCGGCGAGCTGTGAAACGCGAAGAGGTTATCTGGAGGTGATCGCATGA
- a CDS encoding DUF4334 domain-containing protein, whose amino-acid sequence MTSTSDLFALEHGTTTQEALTFFDNLEPIRAEELIGQRWHGGEVPTGHSMDGILTVSGWYGKQFDDVDHVHPLLFSDGGGDIFAVDPMLAPMGLAGRISGLTESPMVKRTSPTALSALKPLIRTTKHRARLRNIEFRGAVSAAMVYDHKAIIDHFRKVDDATLLGIMDLRDMDQPYFFTLRRD is encoded by the coding sequence GGGACCACCACGCAGGAAGCGCTGACCTTCTTCGACAATCTGGAGCCCATCCGAGCCGAGGAATTGATCGGTCAACGATGGCACGGCGGCGAGGTGCCCACCGGGCATTCGATGGACGGCATCCTGACGGTGTCGGGCTGGTACGGCAAGCAGTTCGACGATGTGGACCACGTGCATCCGTTGCTCTTCAGCGATGGCGGGGGCGATATTTTCGCGGTCGATCCGATGCTGGCGCCGATGGGACTGGCGGGCCGGATCAGCGGACTGACCGAGTCCCCGATGGTCAAGCGGACGTCGCCGACTGCACTATCCGCACTCAAGCCACTGATCAGAACCACCAAACACCGCGCCCGGCTGCGCAATATCGAATTCCGCGGAGCCGTCAGCGCGGCCATGGTCTACGACCACAAGGCGATCATCGACCACTTCCGCAAGGTCGATGACGCGACATTGCTGGGCATCATGGACCTGCGTGATATGGACCAGCCGTACTTCTTCACGTTGCGCCGGGACTGA